A single Agrococcus sp. ARC_14 DNA region contains:
- a CDS encoding nucleotidyltransferase domain-containing protein produces the protein MLDDAALFAMASDLCRIDGVEGVMLGGSRARGAAAPGSDADLGIYLRGAVDEEAIAALAEGWSDASAPPARWTQSGAWGPWVDGGAWLVVDGTAVDWIRRDLERVEAQWERARRGEFAFHAQPGHPHGFLDAGYCAELALGRMLADPSGALNERRERMQEMPAALGSALADRIWEASFSVDAAAKAAARGDAAYVALCLAHAALISAHAIHGRDLRWSTNEKGLVAAAARLPSAPTGFAASVTDALALGDASGTALSDAVERARRLVDRVEAALAVPEGGSEARRAPSR, from the coding sequence GTGCTCGATGACGCCGCCCTGTTCGCCATGGCGAGCGACCTCTGCCGCATCGATGGCGTCGAGGGCGTCATGCTGGGCGGCTCGCGCGCCCGCGGCGCTGCGGCGCCAGGCTCCGATGCCGACCTCGGCATCTATCTGCGCGGTGCCGTCGACGAGGAGGCGATCGCGGCGCTCGCCGAGGGGTGGTCGGATGCCTCGGCGCCGCCCGCGCGCTGGACGCAGTCGGGCGCGTGGGGCCCGTGGGTGGACGGCGGCGCCTGGCTCGTGGTCGACGGCACCGCGGTCGACTGGATCCGCCGCGACCTCGAACGGGTCGAGGCGCAGTGGGAGCGAGCGCGACGCGGCGAGTTCGCCTTCCACGCCCAGCCCGGGCACCCGCACGGCTTCCTCGACGCCGGCTACTGCGCGGAGCTGGCGCTCGGCCGGATGCTCGCGGATCCGAGCGGGGCGCTGAACGAGCGCCGGGAGCGCATGCAGGAGATGCCCGCGGCGCTCGGATCCGCGCTCGCCGACCGCATCTGGGAGGCGAGCTTCTCGGTCGACGCGGCCGCCAAGGCCGCGGCTCGCGGCGACGCCGCCTACGTCGCGCTCTGCCTCGCGCACGCCGCGCTGATCTCGGCGCACGCGATCCACGGGCGCGACCTCCGATGGTCGACGAACGAGAAGGGGCTGGTGGCCGCTGCGGCGCGGCTGCCGAGCGCGCCAACGGGCTTCGCGGCGAGCGTGACCGACGCGCTCGCGCTCGGGGACGCATCCGGAACCGCTCTCTCCGACGCGGTCGAGCGGGCTCGGCGGCTGGTCGACCGGGTGGAGGCTGCCCTCGCCGTGCCGGAAGGCGGATCCGAGGCCCGACGCGCGCCGTCGCGCTGA
- a CDS encoding LacI family DNA-binding transcriptional regulator, whose amino-acid sequence MASLQDVADAAGVSRSVASRVLSGDARARISETTRERVREAATRLRYAPDHQARGLRTRRAGAVALLVPDVNNAIFAELLAGVEATADEHGSVVIVGSVGDERDVASIVGRGRVDGAILQRPESMTDNELRASLQLEVPTVLFNSRIDGYTGSVILDDAVGVAIAARHLVERGHRDIGFVGGRPLHDAAGRRRDAFLAAMANHGLVCLDGWVQEGGWEAEDGAAAMRRLLDHDRRPSAVVVASANAAFGAASAAHDRGIDIPSDLSLVTLQDPWLARFAVPALTVVRMPMREAGAASTEMIYDHLLGQPLTDVVIDTPAPILVERGSVRGRPQGS is encoded by the coding sequence ATGGCCAGCCTTCAGGACGTCGCGGATGCGGCCGGTGTCTCGCGCTCCGTCGCGTCGCGAGTCCTGAGCGGCGATGCCCGAGCACGGATCAGCGAGACCACTCGCGAGCGAGTCCGCGAAGCAGCCACGCGATTGCGCTACGCCCCAGATCACCAGGCGCGGGGACTGCGCACGCGCCGCGCTGGCGCGGTCGCGCTGCTCGTCCCCGACGTCAACAACGCCATCTTCGCGGAGCTGCTCGCCGGCGTCGAAGCCACCGCCGACGAGCACGGTTCTGTCGTCATCGTCGGCTCAGTAGGAGACGAGCGCGACGTCGCGTCGATCGTCGGCCGAGGCCGCGTGGACGGGGCAATCCTGCAGCGGCCCGAGTCGATGACCGACAACGAGCTGCGGGCCAGCCTGCAGCTCGAGGTTCCCACCGTGCTGTTCAATTCCCGAATCGATGGCTACACAGGTTCCGTCATCCTCGACGATGCCGTCGGCGTGGCCATAGCCGCGCGCCATCTGGTCGAGCGTGGCCATCGCGACATCGGGTTCGTCGGTGGCCGTCCGTTGCACGATGCTGCCGGGCGGCGCCGCGATGCCTTCCTCGCGGCCATGGCGAATCACGGGCTCGTCTGCCTCGACGGATGGGTGCAAGAAGGCGGCTGGGAGGCTGAGGACGGGGCGGCCGCAATGCGCCGTCTGCTCGACCACGATCGACGCCCCTCAGCCGTGGTGGTGGCGAGCGCAAACGCCGCCTTTGGAGCCGCCTCGGCGGCACACGATCGTGGCATAGACATCCCCTCGGATCTCTCTCTCGTCACGCTTCAGGACCCCTGGCTCGCGCGTTTCGCGGTGCCGGCACTCACTGTGGTGAGGATGCCGATGCGCGAGGCAGGAGCGGCGAGCACCGAGATGATCTATGACCATCTCCTCGGCCAGCCGCTGACTGATGTCGTCATCGATACCCCTGCCCCCATCCTCGTCGAGCGGGGATCAGTGCGGGGTCGTCCGCAGGGCTCCTGA
- a CDS encoding FAD-dependent oxidoreductase — protein sequence MTAGTTPRLAIWQLDAVSDGSDLPVLAEVDVCIVGAGAAGVAAAVTCAEAGLSSVVIEKYGFAGGAAVAGMSGTICGLFQASDRSSTPVQVVRGFTERFMVGLEQRHGLTAPQPYGKTWTVAHDPLVWRETADDMLTRAGVRVLFHTAVTGVVLDGDRHRGVVIESNAGRAVVLARRTIDASGDGAVAVRAGLDYTFGDEGAIQNPTMFFRLGGVDAAAFWQEWGADTICSEATTHRIAAASDAGLDLPRKKIWAFATPQPGQLLVNATRLSGADGRMLNVIDPEDFTEAEILGRRQVREYERFFRDAFDSCRGAYVIDTGVEAGIRQTRTITGVETLTNDDVIGLRKRPDGIARSPWPIELHVGERPKLHWLLDDFYEVPYLALVPERGEDIIVAGRCLSAEHEALASCRVTAQCFEYGQAAAVATVLSLQSSSAYRELAGERIRSEMIGLGSEL from the coding sequence ATGACCGCTGGCACGACCCCTCGATTGGCCATCTGGCAGTTGGACGCCGTCTCCGACGGATCCGATCTTCCTGTGCTCGCGGAGGTGGACGTCTGCATCGTCGGTGCCGGCGCTGCCGGCGTCGCGGCAGCCGTCACATGCGCCGAGGCGGGGCTCTCGAGCGTGGTGATCGAGAAGTACGGATTCGCGGGTGGCGCCGCGGTGGCTGGGATGTCCGGCACTATCTGCGGCCTGTTCCAAGCAAGCGACCGCAGCTCGACACCCGTGCAGGTCGTCCGCGGCTTCACCGAACGGTTCATGGTCGGGCTCGAGCAGCGTCACGGGTTGACGGCACCGCAGCCGTACGGCAAGACCTGGACGGTCGCCCACGATCCCCTCGTCTGGCGCGAGACCGCCGACGACATGCTGACGCGAGCTGGCGTCCGCGTGCTGTTCCACACGGCGGTCACCGGCGTCGTCCTCGACGGCGATCGCCATCGCGGCGTGGTGATCGAGTCGAACGCAGGCCGCGCGGTCGTGCTGGCACGGCGCACCATCGATGCGTCGGGCGATGGCGCGGTTGCCGTGCGTGCCGGTCTGGACTACACCTTCGGTGACGAGGGCGCCATCCAGAACCCGACGATGTTCTTCCGGCTGGGCGGAGTCGACGCAGCGGCGTTCTGGCAGGAATGGGGCGCAGACACCATCTGCTCCGAGGCCACGACCCATCGCATCGCAGCGGCGAGCGATGCAGGCCTGGACCTGCCCCGGAAGAAGATCTGGGCGTTCGCGACGCCGCAGCCGGGCCAGCTGCTCGTCAACGCGACTCGCCTCAGCGGCGCCGACGGGCGGATGCTCAACGTCATCGATCCCGAAGACTTCACGGAGGCCGAGATCCTCGGGCGCCGGCAGGTGCGCGAATACGAGAGATTCTTCCGAGATGCCTTCGACAGCTGCCGTGGCGCCTACGTCATCGACACCGGAGTGGAGGCTGGCATCCGTCAGACCCGGACCATCACCGGTGTCGAGACGCTCACCAACGACGACGTGATCGGTCTCCGCAAGAGACCCGACGGGATCGCCAGGTCGCCGTGGCCCATCGAGCTGCACGTCGGCGAGCGTCCGAAGCTGCACTGGCTGCTCGATGACTTCTACGAGGTTCCGTACTTGGCACTCGTTCCAGAGCGGGGCGAGGACATCATCGTGGCGGGACGATGCCTCAGCGCGGAGCACGAGGCGCTCGCATCCTGTCGAGTGACGGCCCAATGCTTCGAGTACGGCCAGGCTGCGGCGGTCGCGACTGTGCTGTCCCTGCAGAGCAGCAGCGCGTATCGGGAGCTCGCTGGGGAACGGATCCGGTCGGAGATGATCGGGTTGGGATCAGAGCTCTAG
- a CDS encoding enoyl-CoA hydratase-related protein → MSVVTLAQDAPAEGRVVTEWHGEIAVVSLDRPAKRNALTMAMATACIAALTDAASRARVIVLRGTDAVFCAGADIATYARGDDEEVRALTDAANALVDLIESTPVPIVAAVEGMALGGGMELALAADLVVASESARFGLPEVTLGLIPGWGGTQRLTSLIGRRRTKEVVLLGRVLSAAEGDEVGLVTRLCAPGAAASTALEVASQIAARAPLAVREACRVIDLAPAGRTEERAALDLLFASHDGREGVAAFVEKRQPEFRGE, encoded by the coding sequence ATGAGCGTCGTCACGCTGGCGCAAGACGCCCCTGCGGAGGGCCGCGTGGTCACCGAGTGGCACGGCGAGATCGCCGTCGTCTCTCTGGATCGACCAGCGAAGCGCAACGCGCTCACGATGGCGATGGCGACCGCGTGCATCGCAGCCCTGACCGACGCCGCGTCGCGGGCGCGCGTCATCGTGCTCCGCGGCACCGATGCCGTGTTCTGCGCAGGCGCCGACATCGCGACCTACGCGCGCGGCGACGACGAGGAGGTGCGTGCGCTCACCGATGCTGCCAACGCTCTCGTCGATCTGATCGAGAGCACACCCGTCCCGATCGTCGCGGCCGTCGAAGGGATGGCGCTGGGTGGGGGGATGGAGCTCGCCCTCGCCGCAGACCTGGTGGTCGCATCCGAATCTGCCCGGTTCGGATTGCCTGAGGTCACGCTCGGCCTGATACCCGGTTGGGGTGGCACCCAGCGGCTGACATCGCTCATCGGGCGACGTCGCACCAAGGAAGTCGTCCTGCTGGGCCGTGTCCTCAGCGCTGCGGAGGGCGACGAGGTGGGTCTCGTCACGCGGCTCTGCGCGCCGGGCGCTGCGGCGTCGACGGCGCTCGAGGTCGCGAGCCAGATCGCCGCACGGGCGCCGCTAGCGGTGCGCGAGGCCTGTCGCGTCATCGACTTGGCCCCGGCTGGGCGAACTGAGGAGCGTGCCGCGCTGGATCTGCTGTTTGCGTCGCACGACGGCAGAGAAGGTGTCGCTGCGTTCGTCGAGAAGCGGCAGCCCGAATTCCGGGGCGAATGA
- a CDS encoding CaiB/BaiF CoA-transferase family protein encodes MPHRIMLHVSTTSREEALVLEGIRVLSFTHFLQGPSATQTLADLGAEVIKVEPPQGAFERSWSGPDAYLGDTSVFFLLGNRNVRSIRADLKDPKWRETIRELVTRADVLIESFRPGAMARLGLGWDELHALNPRLVYCSLSGYGPDGPYRDRPGQDVLLQSLSGLAAATGAGDQPPTPTGASIVDQHGATLGALGILAALHGRERTGVGTLVESNLLNAALDLQIEPLSYHLNGFAGQRSPSGVSSGYYKAPYGVFPTADRHVTLSLNSLATLTELFGDPWFVAVGEEHSYERRDEVNRRVAVHLAGRPLAEWEARFAEHRVWYAPVHDYADVEIDPQVLHNESIIEFEHPQAGRVRTIGHPVTYDGVRPGVRTLPPALGADTHAVLAELGIDGETIDALTGEVAA; translated from the coding sequence ATGCCCCACCGGATCATGCTCCACGTCTCCACGACATCGAGAGAGGAGGCGCTTGTGCTCGAGGGCATTCGCGTACTGAGCTTCACCCATTTCCTGCAGGGCCCATCCGCCACGCAGACGCTCGCGGATCTTGGTGCGGAGGTGATCAAGGTCGAGCCTCCGCAAGGGGCGTTCGAGCGCTCGTGGTCTGGCCCCGACGCCTACCTCGGCGACACGAGCGTGTTCTTCCTGCTAGGCAATCGCAACGTCCGCAGCATCCGCGCGGACCTCAAGGATCCCAAATGGCGAGAGACGATCCGAGAACTCGTCACGCGCGCCGACGTACTGATCGAGAGCTTCAGGCCTGGCGCGATGGCGCGACTGGGCCTGGGATGGGACGAGCTGCACGCGCTGAATCCGCGACTGGTGTACTGCTCGCTGTCCGGATACGGCCCGGACGGCCCCTACCGTGATCGGCCGGGCCAGGACGTCCTGCTGCAGTCGCTCTCAGGATTGGCTGCTGCGACGGGAGCCGGCGACCAGCCGCCGACGCCGACCGGGGCGTCGATCGTGGACCAGCATGGTGCGACGCTCGGCGCGCTCGGCATCCTTGCGGCGCTGCATGGCCGCGAGCGCACCGGCGTGGGCACGCTCGTCGAGAGCAATCTCCTCAACGCCGCGCTCGACCTCCAGATCGAGCCGCTCTCGTACCACCTCAACGGCTTCGCCGGCCAGCGCAGTCCCAGCGGCGTCTCGTCCGGGTACTACAAGGCGCCCTACGGAGTCTTCCCCACCGCTGACCGGCACGTCACGCTCTCTCTGAACTCACTCGCGACGCTGACAGAGCTCTTCGGGGATCCTTGGTTCGTCGCAGTCGGTGAGGAGCACTCGTACGAGCGTCGGGACGAGGTCAACCGCCGCGTGGCAGTGCACCTTGCCGGCCGGCCGCTCGCCGAATGGGAGGCCCGCTTTGCGGAGCACCGCGTCTGGTACGCGCCCGTCCATGACTACGCCGATGTGGAGATCGATCCGCAGGTGCTGCACAACGAGTCGATCATCGAGTTCGAGCATCCGCAGGCCGGGCGCGTGCGCACGATCGGGCACCCCGTCACCTACGACGGCGTGCGCCCGGGTGTCCGCACCCTGCCGCCCGCGCTTGGCGCCGATACGCACGCGGTGCTCGCCGAGCTCGGCATCGACGGCGAGACGATCGACGCACTGACCGGGGAGGTCGCGGCATGA